One genomic window of Gracilinema caldarium DSM 7334 includes the following:
- a CDS encoding cob(I)yrinic acid a,c-diamide adenosyltransferase: MSISTKTGDDGTTGLWSGERIGKDSLRVECYGTVDELNAFLGDARRYVKTDRVKEMIDIIQRDLFRVAGSLATSSPGAYIQPVTEEDVDRLTNWVYELEAAVPLKGFVIPGSIDSSAKLDICRTVCRRAERRIVALARQDVVDGPTRRFVNRLSDLLFMLARYEEQAEGAIRYK, translated from the coding sequence ATGAGTATTTCAACTAAAACAGGTGATGATGGAACAACGGGGCTCTGGTCCGGTGAACGGATAGGAAAAGATTCGCTTCGGGTTGAATGCTATGGTACGGTTGATGAACTTAATGCTTTCTTAGGTGATGCTCGCAGATATGTAAAAACCGATAGAGTGAAAGAAATGATCGATATAATTCAACGGGATCTGTTTCGAGTTGCCGGTTCTTTGGCCACAAGTAGTCCTGGTGCTTATATTCAACCAGTGACCGAAGAGGATGTAGATCGGTTAACTAACTGGGTCTATGAGTTGGAAGCGGCTGTTCCGCTTAAAGGGTTTGTTATTCCTGGATCCATCGATAGTTCGGCTAAACTTGATATTTGCAGAACCGTGTGTCGTCGTGCGGAGCGGCGTATTGTGGCTCTGGCTCGGCAGGATGTAGTAGATGGCCCGACTCGTCGTTTTGTGAACCGATTGTCGGACCTTCTCTTTATGTTGGCCCGCTATGAAGAACAGGCAGAGGGCGCTATCCGTTATAAATAA
- a CDS encoding sensor histidine kinase gives MKYPRFFNQLTIWILGEEDNYILSPDRLRKEYLVRFLIVLFPIIISTISFDILRGPDVFTITRLGSSLSVMLCLLLLKLKLYKAAIPILFFGGSLSVAAAVILSSFYKAISGSLMSLAALVFFAAIVLIGLYSNQFRCALGLLIIAIIIDILELLFNSYITPAVINARIGVIILHISALGINTFLRKYFERLEQIAEARRIMNHNLEKIISDIRQDEQVRLATLTHDLRSPITSIMGVQALLAATELTEEQQHYVDILSRSNKFMLDLIQSILEPENIENEASDKKETLINLVDHALSSYRLIAETKGLSVTIKISHNIPKPDMPKSEFIRIIENLMDNAIKYTNEGSISITAEKKEKNKKPYIVFTIQDTGQGISLERIKEIKAGIASPDSQFSTSHGLGLSGTIERVSRSGGSLDITSTPGKGTMITLILPV, from the coding sequence ATGAAATATCCACGATTTTTTAACCAGCTTACAATCTGGATCCTAGGAGAAGAAGACAATTACATCCTTTCACCCGATAGATTACGAAAGGAATACCTTGTCCGTTTTCTTATTGTTCTTTTTCCAATTATTATTTCAACCATCAGCTTTGATATTCTAAGAGGCCCTGATGTATTTACTATTACCCGATTAGGATCAAGTTTATCGGTAATGCTTTGCCTCTTGCTACTTAAATTGAAACTTTATAAAGCCGCTATTCCGATTCTCTTTTTTGGAGGCAGCCTGTCTGTAGCAGCAGCTGTCATACTGTCTTCTTTTTATAAAGCCATATCAGGATCCCTCATGTCGCTTGCAGCACTTGTTTTTTTTGCGGCCATTGTCCTTATAGGACTATATTCTAACCAGTTTCGCTGTGCCTTAGGGCTACTTATTATCGCAATCATCATTGATATTCTGGAACTCCTGTTTAACTCCTATATTACACCTGCAGTGATTAATGCACGCATTGGAGTCATTATTTTACATATATCCGCTTTAGGGATTAATACATTCTTACGAAAATACTTTGAGCGTTTAGAACAGATCGCAGAAGCTCGTCGAATTATGAACCATAATCTGGAAAAAATCATTTCTGATATTCGACAGGATGAACAGGTACGTCTAGCAACACTAACCCACGATCTTCGTTCCCCCATTACCTCAATAATGGGTGTACAGGCTTTACTTGCTGCTACAGAGCTGACTGAAGAACAACAACACTATGTGGATATACTCTCCCGTTCAAATAAATTTATGCTGGATCTTATTCAATCTATACTAGAACCGGAAAATATCGAGAATGAAGCGTCAGATAAAAAGGAAACCTTAATAAACCTAGTTGATCATGCCTTAAGCAGTTATCGTTTAATAGCAGAAACAAAGGGGTTGTCCGTTACCATCAAGATATCACATAATATTCCAAAACCAGACATGCCTAAAAGTGAGTTTATCAGAATCATCGAAAACCTTATGGACAATGCCATTAAATATACTAATGAGGGCAGTATTAGTATTACTGCCGAAAAAAAAGAAAAAAACAAAAAGCCATATATAGTATTTACAATACAAGACACTGGTCAGGGTATCAGCCTTGAACGGATTAAGGAAATTAAAGCAGGGATAGCCTCACCGGACAGTCAATTTTCCACATCCCACGGACTCGGTCTGAGCGGAACGATCGAACGGGTTAGTCGATCTGGGGGAAGTCTTGATATTACCAGCACCCCCGGCAAAGGTACCATGATTACACTTATACTTCCCGTGTAG
- a CDS encoding alanyl-tRNA editing protein, which produces MNTEKLYYEQPYLQELDVHIIAAGTYNGRPALVLDKTIMYPEGGGQGADHGWINDIPVVDVQFGDGASVGMEGECIYHMIANEGSEAANVADAAAVLPLAPGPARLTLDRKRRQDLSTQHTAQHLLSATILRLTGAPTVSMHLGDRVNTIDVDLTQLTQEELTFIENSVQDLIREDYRIITHLCPPEDITAFPLRKKPPEGEKQLRIIEIDGYDYSPCAGIHLSSTGAIGALAVIGAEKYKGMMRIFFIAGNRVIQQYRMLRETAGEASRALKVPQDELSNGVAALIEKLNLQEKKLLILKDRLANFEAAHILEEQKYGKVLVNIFTDRSLDDALWVGRILQKASTQFVLVASVPELKVGLLTSRTDVDLRPVCKELLAAYGGSGGGGPTYFQGAFNSRDDLNRFIQGVESHEYFN; this is translated from the coding sequence ATGAATACTGAGAAACTATATTATGAGCAGCCCTATTTGCAGGAGCTTGATGTACATATTATAGCTGCTGGAACCTATAACGGCCGGCCGGCCCTGGTGCTTGATAAAACAATTATGTATCCAGAAGGAGGCGGTCAGGGAGCTGACCATGGCTGGATTAATGATATCCCTGTTGTGGATGTACAATTCGGTGATGGGGCTTCGGTTGGCATGGAGGGTGAGTGTATATACCATATGATTGCTAATGAGGGGTCCGAGGCGGCCAATGTTGCCGATGCTGCTGCGGTGCTCCCCCTCGCCCCAGGGCCGGCCAGGCTTACCTTGGACCGGAAGCGGCGTCAGGACCTTTCTACTCAGCATACTGCCCAGCATCTTCTTTCTGCTACCATTCTGCGGCTCACCGGTGCACCCACGGTGTCTATGCATCTGGGAGACCGTGTTAATACTATTGATGTGGATTTAACTCAGCTGACACAGGAAGAATTAACCTTTATTGAAAATTCAGTTCAGGACCTTATTCGTGAAGATTACCGAATTATCACCCATCTTTGTCCTCCGGAGGATATAACTGCCTTTCCGTTGCGTAAAAAGCCACCGGAAGGAGAAAAACAGCTTCGTATTATAGAAATTGATGGGTATGATTATTCACCTTGTGCGGGGATCCATTTGTCTTCGACTGGAGCTATTGGTGCTCTGGCTGTTATAGGAGCAGAAAAATACAAAGGAATGATGAGAATATTTTTTATTGCAGGTAATCGGGTAATTCAACAATATCGGATGCTGCGAGAGACCGCAGGCGAGGCGAGCCGTGCCTTAAAAGTACCTCAGGATGAATTATCCAATGGAGTGGCGGCCTTGATAGAAAAATTGAATCTTCAGGAAAAAAAGTTGCTTATCCTTAAAGATAGACTCGCCAATTTTGAAGCCGCACATATTTTGGAAGAACAGAAGTATGGGAAGGTGCTTGTTAACATTTTTACTGATCGATCCTTAGATGATGCACTTTGGGTTGGTCGGATTCTACAAAAAGCGTCAACACAATTTGTTTTAGTGGCTTCTGTACCAGAATTAAAGGTGGGACTTTTAACGAGCAGAACCGATGTGGATCTAAGGCCTGTATGCAAGGAACTGCTGGCGGCCTATGGCGGCTCAGGTGGTGGTGGACCTACCTATTTCCAGGGCGCCTTTAATTCCCGGGATGATTTAAACAGATTTATACAAGGAGTAGAAAGCCATGAGTATTTCAACTAA
- a CDS encoding TrmH family RNA methyltransferase, giving the protein MRNKKTNELAVCGVNAVSALAKQHPEQIRRLFLRKDRLPIFTKACKYLAEQKRLYKFCEDDELERLCKSPRHQGVVAMIMEPEPPTISSQELDEWSSKRQIGLILDSVGNDNNLGAIIRSAAFFGATWIILSERDREARLTTSAYRVAEGGMEYVRIRKADNIEAFVKAAEKKMLVLGAHHRARLRLKDLPTLADPFPHGFAVVVGNEETGLSLEVERACSYLVRIPGSGQIESLNVAQAATLFLHEISTIF; this is encoded by the coding sequence ATGAGAAACAAAAAAACCAATGAACTTGCGGTCTGTGGTGTAAATGCCGTCTCAGCCCTCGCCAAACAACATCCGGAACAGATCCGCCGACTTTTCTTGCGGAAAGACCGGTTACCAATTTTTACAAAAGCCTGTAAATACCTTGCAGAACAAAAAAGACTCTATAAATTTTGTGAAGATGATGAGTTAGAACGGCTTTGTAAAAGCCCCCGACACCAAGGGGTAGTCGCCATGATCATGGAACCTGAACCGCCAACGATTTCATCTCAAGAGCTTGATGAATGGAGTAGCAAAAGGCAAATCGGTCTTATTCTGGATTCGGTGGGCAATGATAATAACCTGGGAGCTATCATTCGTTCTGCAGCCTTTTTTGGAGCTACCTGGATTATTCTATCAGAACGGGATCGAGAAGCCAGGCTTACCACCAGCGCATACCGGGTAGCTGAGGGAGGTATGGAATATGTCCGTATCCGCAAAGCAGATAATATAGAAGCCTTTGTAAAGGCTGCTGAAAAAAAAATGCTGGTACTTGGTGCTCATCATCGGGCGCGGCTCCGGCTCAAAGACCTTCCGACATTGGCAGACCCATTCCCCCACGGATTTGCAGTCGTAGTTGGTAACGAAGAAACAGGTCTTTCGCTGGAGGTAGAACGGGCCTGTTCATATTTGGTCCGGATCCCTGGATCAGGCCAGATTGAAAGTCTAAATGTTGCCCAGGCGGCAACCTTGTTTCTTCATGAAATATCCACGATTTTTTAA
- a CDS encoding TolC family protein gives MEKIKIAFLVFFAVGCGTLIAQEPYTLSIDKAVALAIEHNLSLSNTKRDLETKLRKADTAWNVFIPTVDVSGTMARTNEASTVSALVPVSPTGPGGSYDYVLPYSQTLPQWSLSSRLSASLTFNIALFEGIKNVRMEYENGKISYQKARLQLERDIRKSYLQILLLKENIVLLQENISAAERRLEIARANYRAGLVPELTVLQAQVGLENLRPSLQDLQNNLQIATESLAMNLGLPHGTKLELETIGFPDPISLDMENFISTAINSKPDLEELRRSIALLKSTRQANWYQLYTPSVSLGWTYDPTFQGDPMKDNWFNGDAWQQRSGMFSITLAWRLNSLLPVSREAQGLVDLDDSLEKMNTSLALAVRGTETEVYAVVLQLQKSQKSIEALQLNVKLASRAYTLAEDAYRAGTKDVMEVTNAELDLRKAQLEVLKEQYNYMTGLLDLEYSIGVPFGTLTRR, from the coding sequence ATGGAAAAAATAAAAATCGCTTTTCTGGTATTTTTTGCTGTAGGATGCGGTACCCTTATCGCTCAAGAACCATACACCTTATCTATTGATAAAGCGGTTGCCTTAGCGATTGAACATAATCTTAGTTTGAGCAATACAAAGCGGGATCTAGAGACAAAACTGCGAAAGGCTGACACAGCTTGGAATGTCTTTATCCCCACGGTGGATGTAAGTGGGACCATGGCCAGGACGAACGAAGCTAGTACGGTCTCCGCTCTGGTACCGGTGTCCCCGACTGGTCCAGGCGGTAGTTATGATTATGTCCTACCTTATTCTCAAACGTTACCCCAATGGAGCCTTTCGAGCCGATTATCAGCCTCTTTAACGTTTAATATTGCTTTATTTGAAGGCATAAAGAATGTTAGGATGGAATATGAGAATGGTAAAATTAGTTATCAAAAGGCCCGTTTGCAGCTTGAACGAGATATACGAAAAAGTTATCTTCAAATATTGTTGTTAAAAGAAAATATTGTATTGTTACAAGAAAATATATCGGCTGCAGAGCGAAGATTAGAGATTGCCAGGGCAAATTATCGCGCTGGTTTAGTTCCTGAATTAACTGTACTTCAAGCACAGGTAGGTTTGGAAAATTTAAGGCCCTCACTACAGGATCTACAAAATAATCTACAAATTGCAACCGAGTCGTTAGCTATGAATTTAGGGCTCCCCCATGGAACGAAACTTGAGCTTGAAACGATAGGTTTCCCTGACCCCATTTCACTAGATATGGAAAACTTTATTAGTACAGCGATCAATAGTAAACCGGATCTTGAAGAATTACGTCGATCGATTGCGTTGCTTAAGAGTACCAGACAGGCAAATTGGTATCAACTTTATACGCCTTCTGTATCCTTGGGTTGGACCTATGATCCTACTTTTCAAGGGGATCCGATGAAGGATAATTGGTTTAATGGCGATGCCTGGCAGCAACGGTCTGGAATGTTCAGTATTACCTTGGCTTGGCGGCTCAATAGTCTTTTACCAGTTTCTCGGGAAGCGCAAGGCTTAGTAGATTTGGATGATTCACTAGAAAAAATGAACACTAGTTTAGCTCTTGCCGTGCGAGGTACTGAGACAGAGGTTTACGCTGTTGTATTACAGTTGCAAAAATCTCAAAAAAGCATTGAAGCCTTGCAACTTAATGTAAAACTAGCGAGTCGTGCTTATACACTTGCTGAGGATGCCTACCGTGCGGGAACCAAGGATGTTATGGAAGTTACGAATGCAGAATTAGATTTAAGGAAGGCCCAATTAGAGGTGCTAAAAGAACAATATAACTATATGACCGGGCTTTTAGACCTGGAATATTCCATAGGGGTGCCCTTTGGGACTCTGACAAGGAGATAA
- a CDS encoding TetR/AcrR family transcriptional regulator, giving the protein MTKQDIITAAFVVWGRSFYSNMSLTDVAAYLGVTKPALYRHFANKEALLSALYTDFFDRFAFYLEPNLPFLLQSEETEKVLGVARIMTNYFINHKYDFIFFLNLVLGQEKPGRAFRQELKQRGLLFWDIEPDSAKKGSFSLIRIVSVTMVFSIALFHFKLMHVSDEITVGGSHGSVQAVLDLIEHGLCEIDASSRLPDFAGLDESFTRLFEALNQYDLQNHTASGQILKALANTIAELGPWKASMNLVAKKAGLAKSSLYSHFLSKEEMLRQLFLNEFEILANHMEKVVALCSDPLSKLYLTMRIVVAYLRNHQDILRVLDWVRLQRISLGFLMPERGQTLFSFVKDLPLRSTLANWDELIVARWVLFLVVNQLMIELRHGVDEVESLNNLKYLFNYIITGVKGWKK; this is encoded by the coding sequence ATGACTAAGCAAGATATTATTACGGCTGCCTTTGTTGTTTGGGGACGGAGTTTCTACAGTAATATGAGTCTCACTGATGTTGCAGCCTACTTAGGGGTAACGAAGCCTGCATTGTATCGTCATTTTGCGAATAAAGAAGCTTTGCTCAGTGCTTTATATACCGATTTTTTTGATCGTTTTGCTTTTTATTTAGAGCCAAATTTACCTTTCTTACTTCAATCTGAAGAGACTGAAAAGGTTCTAGGTGTGGCACGAATAATGACTAATTACTTTATTAATCATAAATATGATTTCATTTTTTTCTTAAATTTAGTATTAGGTCAAGAAAAGCCAGGTCGTGCTTTCCGACAGGAATTAAAGCAAAGGGGGCTACTATTTTGGGACATTGAACCGGATTCAGCAAAAAAAGGTTCTTTTTCACTCATACGTATTGTTTCAGTAACAATGGTCTTCTCAATTGCCCTGTTTCATTTTAAATTGATGCATGTATCTGATGAAATTACTGTTGGTGGGTCTCATGGTTCTGTACAAGCAGTTCTTGATCTTATAGAACATGGGTTATGCGAAATCGATGCTTCTTCTCGATTACCCGATTTTGCAGGTCTGGATGAATCTTTTACTAGACTATTTGAGGCTCTCAATCAATATGATTTACAAAATCATACTGCTTCAGGTCAAATTCTTAAGGCTTTAGCAAATACTATAGCTGAATTAGGTCCCTGGAAGGCTTCTATGAATCTGGTTGCAAAGAAAGCAGGCCTTGCGAAAAGTAGCCTGTACAGTCACTTTTTAAGCAAAGAAGAAATGTTGCGCCAGTTGTTTTTAAATGAATTTGAAATATTGGCAAACCATATGGAAAAAGTTGTGGCCCTGTGTTCAGATCCGCTTTCTAAACTCTACCTTACCATGAGAATTGTAGTTGCCTATTTACGTAACCATCAAGATATACTTCGGGTTTTAGATTGGGTTCGTCTACAAAGAATTTCTCTTGGATTTCTTATGCCCGAACGGGGACAAACCCTTTTTTCTTTTGTTAAAGATTTACCCTTGCGATCAACCCTTGCAAATTGGGATGAGTTAATCGTAGCTCGCTGGGTTCTCTTTCTTGTGGTGAATCAACTCATGATTGAACTTCGTCATGGTGTGGATGAAGTAGAATCACTGAATAATCTTAAGTATCTTTTTAATTATATTATTACAGGAGTAAAGGGATGGAAAAAATAA